GGAGGGAGCGCTGGCGGATGAGGGGCGTCTTTGTGGGACTGCGCATCTCGTGGAGTGATGTATTCGAGGCATTGTGTGAGGGCGGACCGACGAATAGTGCAGGTGCTGGCAGGCGGTTGGTTTGCGTCTTGGTGATCTTCTTGTCGTCTTTTTGAGACATGGTGAGTATGCGCCGCGCGCTGTACGAAGAGCACTGTTGGTGATGGCTCAAATTACAACACGAGTTTTGATCCTAGAGATTCTGATGAATGCTAGATACTTCCGGTAACTACTAGAAGACAATGACCATCTTCTCGCTTTGGTTGTGGACGTTCCCCAGATGTCCTCGCGTTCGGTGGAATGACGCTGCGCGATAAGATAAGATGGCCGAAACACGCTAACCGCCCTCAGGCAAGCGACCACACTAGGTCGTGTGGGGCTTGGCTCTGCCGCACACTGATTCCAGCCGGCTGCAAAATCATCTTCGACATCCGCGATACTAACCACCCACTCCCCAGCACACCTGTCGTCAATACCGCAATCATGGGTAAAGGTACGCAACACATTCCCTGCACACGCACTCTGCATACGAAAGATACATCCACCCGCACATTCCGGCGTCTCCAAGCTTCGTATATTGTAGTTGCTCACGATATCATCAGGAAAGCCAAGAGGTCTCAACGCCGCCCGCAAGCTCCGCAACCATCGCCGCGAGGGACGATGGGCCGATCTCCACTACAAGAAGCGTCTCCTCGGAACCGCATACAAGTCCTCCCCCTTCGGTGGATCTTCCCACGCCAAGGGCATAGTCCTCGAGAAGGTCGGTGTTGAGGCCAAGCAGCCCAACTCCGCTATCCGAAAGTGTGTCCGTGTCCAGTTGATCAAGAACGGAAAGAAGGTCACCGCTTTCGGTACGTCACCACTATTCAGGAGAGATTGAAATTGCGACACAAGAGCGAGAGAGCCTGTGGCAATTTCATTATCCGATAAGAGGAACTGGGCTAATACAAAGGCAGTCCCCAATGACGGTTGCTTGAACTTCGTGGACGAGAACGACGAAGTCCTTCTCGCTGGTTTCGGTCGTAAGGGCAAGGCCAAGGGTGATATTCCCGGTGTCCGTTTCAAGGTCGTCAAGGTTTCCG
This sequence is a window from Pyrenophora tritici-repentis strain M4 chromosome 4, whole genome shotgun sequence. Protein-coding genes within it:
- a CDS encoding 40S ribosomal protein uS12, with amino-acid sequence MGKGKPRGLNAARKLRNHRREGRWADLHYKKRLLGTAYKSSPFGGSSHAKGIVLEKVGVEAKQPNSAIRKCVRVQLIKNGKKVTAFVPNDGCLNFVDENDEVLLAGFGRKGKAKGDIPGVRFKVVKVSGVGLSALWKEKKEKPRS